The Ipomoea triloba cultivar NCNSP0323 chromosome 4, ASM357664v1 DNA segment tatagaaattttccttttatattCCGATGattgcaattaattaattaatttttatatagatttttccttttatatgcTGATTggaattacttaattaattttttttaatgaattttccTTTTATGTAGTGATGATTGcagttaattgattaatttttatatagatttttccttttatatactgattaaaataactaatcaatttttatgtagaattttccttttatatactGATTgcaattaattgattaatttttatatagatttttccttttatatactGATTGAAGCAAGAGTGGTTATGATGGGCTTGTTTTCAGTCTTTTTCTTCATTGGTTTTTTAACGGTAGAAAAATAATGGATGGTAGAAATATTGGAGTAGAAAACAATTTATTAGATATCTTAGAATTAGAAAAGTGTACATGTGCATCCATATATTCTATTTCATTATCTTcagaatttataattttattaaactaaacaattgttaattaattattaattgttcATAAGAACTAAACTTTGATCATAAGCTAGCCAGTCCTTTTCCAACAATGGCGCACAAGTAACGCATATAGTTTCTTGAAGTATACGGACATTAATTAATGGCTAATGTTTaaccaattttaaaataagtatttatattgctattttatttaataaattaagatgtTTTGAAACcgggaaaatgatttctttccGATtttaagtgtttggtaaatagtgaAAATTTTGAATCAAAGGAAAATGAgttcttggtcaatggaaaataatctcattttcttggaaaatgacttcaaCTTTTTTTGGGGAGTAATTTTTCAATTGTCACATCAACACTacaccaccacaccaccacaccaccaccaccacccaacGCAACCACCAACGTTGTTGCCACACCACTACCATactaccacttattattattattattattattattattattattattatatagtaacaaataacaccaccaccaccacgcTACCACCACAATCACCACCACTACCAACACCAACAATTTAGTTAGTAATTTTTGTTCGTAATTGGGGAttgtaaaactttaatttggttATTTTGGTTTGTTATTTTGAATTGCAAGactttgattaattattttgatatcttattagttattttttattatatttaaaattattattattattattattattattattattattattattattataaatgttatattcttaacaaaaaaaattaaaatgtttaattatataaaatcttgctcattttctgaaaaatgaaccaaacacgctAAGACAGAAATTCTGAAATGCAACTAAACATTGGAAAtgaaaatactttttaaaaaatgacttatttttcagaaaatattttcatgatTTTCAAAACCCGGTTGAAAATGACATCCCATATGGGGTATATTTGAATTGGGGTCTTTATAGGGGGTAATGCGTGTTATGTAAATCAATATTCAATaacataattgtttttttttttaagtcatttaacaaataatgaataaaaaaatatctttgaaaaagtgttttttttttcaaattatcgAATGTAacataattttagtataattacTACTATTCATATACCATGCATAAAGGTTTATAATTGTTTGTTCGAATGGAGTTTTGACCTTAATTATTTCACCATTTTAGGGCCAGGATGTTCATCAGTAGGATATGGTCTTTTAGAGGAGTTGGGACCTTTCCTCTCACAAAAAGGGAAACCAGAGCTGAGGTTCAACAACTACTCTTGGAATACAGGTTCATATCATTATATACATtgcttaatttcattttttaatataaagttataGCTTAATATTTAGACATGATAAACCAACCGTTGCAATTACTCGGATCCCGATGTAATTTAAACAAGGAAAAATCACTGTTGTggtctctcaattattttaCAACTGTCAATTTGGTCTCTAATTTGTAATTTAGTTGAAGTAagcttcaattattttaaatttcgtcaattaagtTTCCTTGTTGCTATTTCGTCAATTCGCCGTTAGTTACCAAAACAATGACTAGGGaatttaattgacgaaatttaaagAATTGAAGGGCCAATTTGACCAGATTAAAAATTAGAGATGAATTGAAAATTGCAAAATAATTGAGAAACCAAAACATCGATTTTCCCTTTAAACAAATAGTTTTCAAAAGAACAACAAAAGTGATATGTTTAATTGTTCTAACCCTTCTTTCAAAAGCGACTTGCCTAAAAATATAGGtttaaaccctaaatcctaagcCTGAAAGCCGCTCATCACCTTGCATTGGGTTAAATGAGAGGAGGTAAATTACGGGATGTATTTCAGTGGTGCATAGTCTAAGTACTTGTTTTCTTTCCCTGGGCTCCCCATTGGAAATGTGAACCTGAGTATTTGTTGTAGGGACATTACTCTTACACTAAAATTTTTTACCACTGAGTTATCCCTTGGTGATTGATGACGTCCATACAAATATGATACTAAACGATATGATGTTGGTTTTATTATATTTCTCCAGCGGCCAATATGCTGTTTCTAGAGCAGCCTGTGGGTGTCGGATTTTCATACACAAACACCAGCAGTGATATCGGGCGACAAGGCGACAAATTTGCAggttaaattcataatattcattTGTTGCAAAATTTCATTGCATTTAACATTATTCTTATAGAGTTTTTAATTGCATTTCCCCATGCAAAATATACATGTTATTTCTCccctaaaaaaatcaataacttAACCGCGCCTGGCCTCGCGGTTGGACCCCCGCCTAGTACCATTGCCCGAGGCCCATGTTGAGACCTTGGACCGGGACCCAAGCTAAGCCCCAGGCCAACCTGATACCTTGGGCCGGGGCCCAAGCCGAGCCCCAAGCCAAGGCCTAGGCGGCCAGAGGTCAAACGCGGGGCTCCACTCCGAGGTCTCGGGAGTCGGTTCAAACGTTTCACTTTACCGGGTCCCTTTGCTGCGGGTCCATTTTCAGTATATCAATCACCTTTCTATGAGAagttaattatttgtttatttactgCCATAATAATAGTGTATTAATTTTAACAtccatttttatttgttatcagCTCATGATTCATATAGATTTCTACTCAAATGGTTTCAAAGATTCCCACAATTCAAGTCCCATGAATTCTACATTGCTGGCGAAAGTTATGCAGGTACGGACAAACACTTTGGATTATGATGAATATTTTATGGATGGGCTTATGATGatcttatttattaaataattaattacaattaataacCTTTTGATTTTGGTATTAAACTCATAAAATTGCCTGCACGTAATCTTGTAGGCCACTATGTTCCTCAACTCTCAGAACTTATCTATGACAAGAACAAAGTTGTTCCAAAGGTTGATCAAATAAACTTCAAGGGTTTGCTGGTATGCATTATGCATAAATTTTTGCTCTTCATcttttgtattgtattgtatagcttcattaatatatataatagatgaGGCGGTTTTTTATATTCTTAATAACCATCTTGATTGGCATGAGTATCCGTACATTCTtatcccttaagagaggtcaaGCCTCTGATATGAAAAACCAATATAATCGTCATTTTGCTCGTTAGGCTGAAATTACCCTTGCAATTCACTCCTTTTTAAGTCTAGGTgaaatttttcttttgatttcaaGTTTTTTAAAGCCATATATGCTTGATGACTTTCATATGCCAGCCTTTTGCACTTTTAATTTAGTCTAAGTAATTTGTAGGTCAATGACACCTGTCTTTGATCTCCCAAATGGGAGGCCACAAGTTTAATTTGAACCTAGTgaggtattgactctttgtgcttctttaataggttgaaaaagtatgtatgaaaCTCCAATgagtgcttcaataggttgagaaagaatATATGTATGGAACAATAGTGGgtgcattgactctttgtgtttcaataggttgagaaattatattgaacaaatactacattgtaatagagttagtaatactcaaaaatatttttctaatttttttttcaaaatctctatttttatttatttattgttatattattataatgtgATATGAAAATATGATTACTCTTGAAAGTAAGAGATGTATAatacacttttgaaagtgagagagtatttcAGAGATAAATATAGCCTTAGGTTATGATCTACATCCCTATAATTTTACCTCTTTCAAAGTGACATGGCATAATGCACGCCACTATTTATTGATTAAGAATAAATTTCAAGCATGATGAGGTGGTTTGAAAGGATTGCAAGTCTTGGAAAGTGTTTGAAGTGCAATGCCATCATGTGTGAAGAGAGAATGAATATAGAGAAAATAGtgaatgaattgtaaatttgattATGTGGAAATAGGATtcgattttaaaattaaaagagtattGCAAGTATAAAGTCATCAAAATAACCTTAATTGGGTCGATATGTTGTAAATAGGGATTAATTAGCTAAAAGTGTCTTATGTATATAGCAtagttgcagtaggcgctaggcgctagtcgggcggtagactagcgcctagcgcctaagtggtctaggcggcgcctaggcaattctaggcggcgacctataaaaacaaaaaattgattcATGTGTATGTGTGCgcgtatgtcatatattatattatatatattatatatatatctcttacttatataaataaataaatttaaatatatataaatataataataaaattaacaaggccgactcgctcgagttaattcagctaactctgccgagttgggcaagttaactcggctaaaTTCGGCCCAatcggccgccaactcggccgagttaggcgctaggcgaccTCCTACGCGGCTGgtcacctaggcggacgcctagggagcaatttgccacggtctaggagcgcctagcgcctaggcgggaattTTTGCAATATAATTAGGACATATGTTggtctaataaaaataaataaataaatatgtagatGAGGAaatgcattattatattataatatataatatatattgcagATAGGTAACGCGGTGTTGGACGACGAAGCAGATCAAACAGGGTTGATAGACTACGCATGGGATCACGCCGTGATTTCCGACCGCCTCCGCGACGACATCAAAGCCGCCTGCAACTTCAGCTCCGCCACCTCTTCCGCCGAATGCGACGCCCAGCTCAACAACTATTTCGCCGTTTACGATATTATTGATATGTACAGCTTGTACACCCCAACCTGTGTCCGAACCAACAGCACCGCCACCAAGAAGTCGGTTCCTGTCGTACGAGGAATCGCCCCTCACCTTTTCTCCAAAATGGTCATTCATATATTCTCTCTCCATCTTCATTATCTTATTCAATTCGCAACTAAAAGATAGTAGCATTATATATgaatttggatatatatatgtaggctGGATGGCACAAGAAACCATCAGGTTACGACCCATGCGCGACTGATTATACAGAAGCATATCTCAACAGACCTGACGTCCAGAAGGCACTTCATGCCAACGTAACTGGGATTTCCTATCCATGGACTCATTGCAGGtattataagattttttttttttttgtctgcaAAGCTTAGTTTACTGGTTCAATAAGTAGTATTTAGGGGTCAAGGTCAAGGTTCGAAATTCAGTAAAATAGTGTGTGAAATATGCTCAATTTGGACAGGGAGACAGTGTAGGAATTATGCTCAAAGTAGGTTGATCCTTGCCCAAGGCAGTGCGGGAATTATGTCAAAAATGGGCTTATCCCTACCCAAAGTGAACAAATCTCTGTTATTTAGTCTACTGAGCCACTGAGTTATTGTCTTCCCAAATGTTTTGTCTGGACCGCGTATGGGGACATTTAGGGTTAGAgatttaggccctgtttggtaaataatcagtctatcagccaattttggcttatttggccactattagttgtttggctaataagttttttgtaactccaaaatgctaaaattcaaaaggctacccaaagcagccttttcaattagtgagaaaagaaattataccaaacagctatcagctaacagccaatttatcaaacaattttttacaatcagctaatgttataaaaaaatcataccttctaacccaatcagccaacagccatttaccaaacaggccttAATCTTTGGGGGAAGAAAaagatttgtttttgttatcaATTATACTACATCATTTATTAGTGGTCCTTTTAATCCCTAGCTCAGTTCTTAGGAGTTGTAAATGTCATTCCACATCTTCATCAAAATATAGTAAATTCTATCTCTTAACGGGTAGAGCCTTCCTTGCTTTCAGAAACTAATTaaacttttgtttttcttacatttttaaaagaaaataaatcttTACActatatttcttaatttgttcTGTTAACCCTGAACTGGTAAGTCCATTTTTTGCAGCGACATTATCAGTGATTGGAAAGATGCACCATCTACCATTCTTCCTATAATCAGGAAACTTGCAGCAGCGGGTTTGCGCATTTGGGTTTTCAGGTAGAATATACTATTactcataaaataattaaaaagatttaggtattacataataataataataataataataataataataataataataataataatatattaatattgaataatgtTACAGTTATAATCATgaccatcatatatataatttcttttaaaaatgaattaatttcattttatttttttgggtgtaaacTAGCAAGTACAATGTTTGGTATGTAAGACACCATAAAAACTATCAttaattttgggtgacgagggaaaccgtAGCTATTACCCGAGGGTTTACACTGGGTACATCCTACTTTGTGACACTAACTTATAAAGGACCATAAGGAAGTAAACCAAACCTAAATTGCTCATAACTAACTGGCTCAAACTAAGAGGGCTTTGATTTGAACTCGTGATCATGCCATTACAAATTTGTATTCTTAGTCATTTTGACTAGAGTTACCCCACTATcgatgattttttttaatccctACTGTGTTGTGATATGCATGAAAAACAGTGGAGATACTGATGGAAGGGTACCAGTAACTTCTACAAGGTATAGTCTCAAAAAACTAGGGTTCAATATCACTGAAGATTGGACTCCATGGTACACTGATAATCAACAGGTAAATAAAGTTTATACCAATAATAACTACTTACTTTCTATTTCTATATTTCATGCATGTATATGAACCACCGTTGTAAAAATCGGTACGTCAAGGTGGCCGGCCACCTAGACACTAGGCTTCCCTAGATCAAGGTGAATTAGCCCCTAGTCGGCCGCCTAGGTGCCTAACTCAGTTGACTCGACTGAGTTAACTTGATCAATTCAGTCGAGATAACTCGATCGATTTAGccttgttaaatttttattatatatatatatatatatatatatatatatatatatatatatatatatatatatatttatttatttatttatttatttatagtgcACCACTTAGATGCTAAGTGCTAGTCTACTGCTGATTATCCTAGCCTCCACTGCAACTAtgatattaacattaatttttattcaatttttattttgcttaGGTTGGGGGATGGACAGTTGTTTACGAAGGACTCATGTATGTGACGATTAGAGGAGCAGGGCACGAGGTTCCAACTTTCAAGCCAAGGGAAGCACTGCAGCTAGTTACCCACTTTTTGGCCAATAAGAAATTGCCATCCCACCatattgattgatttttttattttttttataaataatttgatcaCATTTCCTATTTGAATATTATCTCTTCTATCCAAAACGCATAAGGGGAAAAGatttcatattcattaatttacattaggaaaataaaataaaataatttaatttttacttgctttaattaattttatatatatagaaaattaaattaaatgtttctATTAATTTCTGAATGTGTGCGTTGtttaattacaaattatgtttaatttttacttttagttttGGGAAAATCCGGGCATTTTGTTGAAAGGAAGGAAGTAGGGGGAAAGAATGGTAATTATGTGGGAAAAGAAGtaggaattaaaattatattggtTTTGTAggaaggaataaaattattggaaatgaaaatagaagaagtgatataaagactaaaatatctttatgtaataataatgataatcaaggacaatttagtcattttctttgttttttccttttcaagATTATATTCATTGAATTCCAATTCCTAGAGGATACACCAtacatgaattgtaattcctttcAACTAAATCAACACTGTAATTTCTAGCTCCGATCCGTTGAATTACATTCTAATCGAAAGGGAAAATTGCAACACATGCAAACAAATTAATCTCTCCAAACAAACATGGGAAATAGAATTCATTATATTCCTAGGTAGTGTAGCGCATTCAACAAATGGAATAGTTTCATCAACCACCTAACAAAAAGACATCGGAACAGTACATCAATCACTTATTAACTAAGAACATGATTAAATTAATCTATGTTATGGGAGGCTAGGTCTATCTCATAAATAGCCTTTTCCAAgaagagtcacacttgtgttaGAAGATCCGGGACATGGGTCAAACTTAAAATATATAGTTGCTTGTTACttgaattaaatatattgttacttttatatatatatatatatagtattatttatatgtaaaattatgatattatattatttagggTAACATGATTAGTATACTAATGATAAAAGTAAAAGCTTGTGTGTGAGATCGTccagttgttatgccgtggacctgggACTAGGGCTGTCAATTAGGGCATAAGCCCGCGGGTcggcccgcacccgccccacGGTGGGGCGGGCTACGGCTTAAAAAATGAAGGCCCGCAAAagagcgggcctaacgggctaACCCGCACGGGCCGTGGGCTGACCCGCGGgccagactttttttttttttaaaaagggaagatatatatacatatactacgtataatattaataatttaatatctAACCCTAAATCATCCCTCAATTCCCTGATTTCCCCCAACCTTCTCGAAGCATCAAAACGACAAAAACAACCAGCTACCTCCTCATCAGACCTCAGACCTCAGCCCTCTGCTCTCTTGCCTCTGCTCGCAGTCTCGCACGACAGTCACCACTCACTAGACTTCACGCAACCGCCGTCGCTCTCACTCCACCGCCGTCGCACTCACGCCACCGCGCCGCTCTCACTCCACCACCGTCGCACTCACGCCACCGCGCCGCTCTCACTCCACCGCCGTCGCACCCTCGTCTGCTCCATACGACCAAACCTCACGCAACAGCAACCGCTAGTGCATTAGTTTCGTTCAATTTGTCACTTCTCTGAGAGAATCAAAGAGTATAActtgttattttcttttacttttagtcTGTACCGCCACACTTCTCCACTGCCTCTCAATTTCGAAGTTTTCAATGTTTCACAAAAGTTTTGCTTATTAATCTGTGAAGTTTATGAataaattttgtttcaaaaaagtTTTGGTTTTGTGAAGTTTCTGACTCAGAGTCCTCGGGagacaatcgttataccctgcaccacggtgcacgtagcaatgtgcaccacgtacgtaaaacgacgtcgtttcagtgttagtagacgcggacgcgaatgactcaggaaattcattatctataatacacataatcattatctataatacacagaaggtttgcctagaatacacagaatgtttgcccagaatacacagaatattgacacaaaatacacagatgttagtggacgcgaatgactccagggaattcattatctataatacacataatcattatatagaatacacataacgtttgcctagaatacacagaatgtttgcccataatacacagaatattgacgcaaaatacacaaaactcatcctcctaacattcgaatgcacaaacacatcacaacttgtgttaataacatgaatacacatattatttacacaaaatacacagaactcatcctcctaaacatccgaatgcacaaacacatcacaacatgtgttactaacatgaaatcatgctactaacatgaatacacataacggttgcctataatacacagaacggttgcctagaatacacagaatgattgcctggaatacacagaatattaacataaatacagagacaggccgaaacgggaaacgtgatttccaaaaaaaacgaacgattagtttacaatgctcaaaacgacgtcgtttaggtacgtagtgcacattgctatgtgcaccgtggtgcacagtataatttgccctcgGGAGAtcgattttcaatttttttttaaacaatttattGGAGGCCCGCGAAACCCGCAAGCCCGCATGGGGCGGGCTTGGGCTATGTATCTCACAACCCCCGGGCTGGCCCGCAAAAGCCCGCAAATGAAAAAGCCCGCTGCGgggcgggcctaatggggcgggccaGCCCGCTTTGACAGCCCTACCTGGGACAAATACTACgccgtttcacaattttttttttaaaataaaaaaaattaacagcGTTAACGACTCCTTATCGCAACAGAACATAAACTCTACATTCGCagaccctatactccatattcacaatttgaaaacttcacattcacacattacgtggctatatgtttagtaactataataccattgttatgcattcaaacattcaaaactctatattcacaagttATATACTCCATGTTgacaacttgggaactccacattcacacattacagggctacaagttgctagaactctgttaactctactacagattcacacattcataactctacattcataaattctatactccatattcacaatttgaaacctccacattcacacatttcagggctgctagaactctgttaattctactacagattcacacatttcataactctacattcacaaattctatactccatattcacaatttgaaaccttcacattcacacatttcagggctatatGCTTagtaatgttttttaaaaaaatagtgaaatggcattgtattggacccaggtccacgaCATAATTTGCTGAGatcgtctcacgggtctcaattcgtGATGAGACAGATCAGATTTATTAATGATGTCAAAGATCTGACCATTAATTAAATATCTGACCTAtctcacgaattgagacccgtaaggtggtctcacacaagtgttacccattGATAAATACTGTAATACCTATAACTGAAATTGAGATACTTAGAAAGTGTAATTCTgatgtaaatattataatatataatacttatatgtaaaatgttatttatgaaagaaattgcaatACTTATCGTAGAAAAGTTAAtactaatttgaattaaaataaatcgtTACTTATGAAGATATTGTAATACCTATATCTAAAATTATGGTACTATTTAGgataaaattttattgttactaatgataaatattataatacttataattaaaattatgataCTTACGCACTCAGTTATCTACAATCCAACTCGTCTGACGGGCACGGATCCGAAAGAGTCTGACACAAATTTCGGGCACGGATCCGAAAGAGTCtgacacaaatttttgcctccAAAGAGTGTCCACCTTATGCCTTGTCTAGATCACTTTTATAACCATCCAAAGTCCCCTGCCTCTCTCCTTCATTTCAATATTCTCGATCATTAGAATGTTTCCTACCCCCAATAATATCCATCATCTAGCCAAAAAGGTGGGAAATTCACTGAAATAGGCAAAAATGAAATGAGACTGAtataacttttaaaacttggaaAAAGACTAACAAAACTATTTTGCTAAATACATTTTAATAATCAAACTTTTCGTTGGAATGCATTCACGTACGGATGAAAACACATTGGGCATAATTTGTACTTTTCAACTTAAATCTACtaggtttggatttgtccttacgttctcacctgaacatggttctcacctgaggacctatatatatatatattgctttaaatttgtatagcatattataaaaatcttttcttaaataaattatatttttaggaTCAAGTGTTAACCATTACACGAAAAGTTATAACTCACAGTGAaagtacaattttattttcttatataccgccgcattttcgagaggcaaggTGTTTGACTTGATACTTCACCGGCTTAGCTTCCACCCAGCAATCCTTCTAGCCACGAACCACCCATTGATGTACTTGGCTCTTTACCGACCTCCGCCCAACGTAGATATTAAGGAAAAAAGTACAATAGTGAATAGTCTCGATTAGTACGTATGTATTGCTAAATTATT contains these protein-coding regions:
- the LOC116016029 gene encoding serine carboxypeptidase-like 34 codes for the protein MAQIERILAVVRNHAMPVAGTSTSQARHEELLEQTVWAEDAARKAADDAAVARSEAERTRDELAELRAEFRAYRNSSELRQDEVKAILDNLSNQVPAQLESLFEGLSTLLSRGDDTNKGENTQRGGGRGKKRARSSEPAGPPVKIPKQTSKQMEEAKRAEAARFGSKEDDMRHLVLKVFNLLALIKISLHSNMTPEECVTWWKEGVIEGDFGVIGGEGRSQLSGISSEVWARQEADRVTGLPGSPPVNFRQYAGYVRVSQKHGRALFYWFFEAMENPEDKPLVLWLNGGPGCSSVGYGLLEELGPFLSQKGKPELRFNNYSWNTAANMLFLEQPVGVGFSYTNTSSDIGRQGDKFAAHDSYRFLLKWFQRFPQFKSHEFYIAGESYAGHYVPQLSELIYDKNKVVPKVDQINFKGLLIGNAVLDDEADQTGLIDYAWDHAVISDRLRDDIKAACNFSSATSSAECDAQLNNYFAVYDIIDMYSLYTPTCVRTNSTATKKSVPVVRGIAPHLFSKMAGWHKKPSGYDPCATDYTEAYLNRPDVQKALHANVTGISYPWTHCSDIISDWKDAPSTILPIIRKLAAAGLRIWVFSGDTDGRVPVTSTRYSLKKLGFNITEDWTPWYTDNQQVGGWTVVYEGLMYVTIRGAGHEVPTFKPREALQLVTHFLANKKLPSHHID